A portion of the Halogeometricum sp. S1BR25-6 genome contains these proteins:
- a CDS encoding HD domain-containing protein encodes MTTIKDSVHDHIEVEGVAEALLDTEEVQRLRHIKQLGTVQLVYPSANHTRFEHSLGVYHLASRALDHLGIGGVQAERIRAASLLHDVGHGPYSHNVESVTYRHTGKYHDDVHELIAEGAVGRVLRDHDLEPATIADLVAGEGKYGQLVSGELDVDRMDYLVRDAHHTGVPYGTIDHERLIRELTFVDGELVLDEGNVQTAESLLLARALMNPTVYQHHVARISKAMLRRASERLLRQPDLTADRLRRMDDHDLVAALRMTPETSAFAERLGSRDLYKRAVWAEMDAVPDDVIDADHTVYRDFEAAIADRVDVDPESVIVDVPPRPSMTESTTRVMVSGEIRRLGKQSPLVSALRTAQSQQWRFGVYAPAGETAAVGRAAVEEMGLDIDGALVSDVRHGVNATLDEFAG; translated from the coding sequence ATGACGACCATCAAGGACAGCGTCCACGACCACATCGAGGTCGAGGGCGTCGCCGAGGCCCTCCTCGACACCGAGGAGGTGCAACGGCTCCGACACATCAAGCAGTTGGGGACGGTCCAACTCGTCTACCCGTCGGCGAACCACACGCGCTTCGAGCACTCGCTGGGCGTCTACCACCTGGCCTCCCGCGCCCTCGACCACCTCGGCATCGGGGGCGTGCAGGCCGAGCGAATCCGCGCCGCCTCCCTCCTCCACGACGTGGGACACGGCCCGTACAGCCACAACGTCGAGAGCGTCACCTACCGCCACACGGGCAAGTACCACGACGACGTGCACGAACTCATCGCCGAGGGCGCGGTGGGGCGCGTCCTCCGCGACCACGACTTGGAGCCGGCGACGATAGCCGACCTCGTCGCCGGCGAGGGGAAGTACGGCCAACTGGTGTCGGGGGAGTTGGACGTCGACCGGATGGACTATCTCGTGCGCGACGCCCACCACACCGGCGTCCCCTACGGCACTATCGACCACGAGCGGCTGATTCGGGAACTCACCTTCGTCGACGGCGAACTCGTCCTCGACGAGGGGAACGTCCAGACCGCGGAGTCCCTGCTGCTCGCCCGCGCGCTGATGAACCCGACCGTCTACCAGCACCACGTCGCCCGAATCTCGAAGGCGATGCTCAGGCGGGCGAGCGAACGACTCCTGCGGCAACCCGACCTCACGGCCGACCGACTCCGCCGGATGGACGACCACGACCTCGTCGCCGCCCTCCGGATGACGCCCGAGACGAGCGCGTTTGCCGAGCGCCTCGGCAGCCGCGACCTGTACAAGCGGGCGGTCTGGGCGGAGATGGACGCCGTCCCGGACGACGTCATCGACGCCGACCATACCGTCTACCGCGACTTCGAGGCGGCCATCGCGGACCGCGTCGACGTCGACCCCGAGTCGGTCATCGTCGACGTCCCCCCGCGGCCGTCGATGACCGAGTCGACCACGCGCGTGATGGTCAGCGGCGAGATACGACGGCTCGGCAAGCAGTCGCCGCTCGTGTCCGCCCTCCGGACCGCCCAGAGCCAGCAGTGGCGCTTCGGCGTCTACGCGCCCGCCGGGGAGACGGCGGCCGTCGGCCGCGCCGCCGTCGAGGAGATGGGTCTCGACATCGACGGCGCCCTCGTCTCGGACGTCCGCCACGGCGTCAACGCGACGCTCGACGAGTTCGCGGGGTGA
- a CDS encoding 30S ribosomal protein S17e, which produces MAIKPKYVKQLGKVLLEKYPQAFNADFETNKESVNKLTNVESKGVRNRIAGYITRKKGGAAKTA; this is translated from the coding sequence ATGGCTATCAAACCCAAATACGTCAAACAGCTCGGAAAGGTGCTGCTGGAGAAGTATCCGCAGGCGTTCAACGCCGACTTCGAGACGAACAAGGAGAGCGTCAACAAACTCACGAACGTCGAGTCGAAGGGCGTGCGAAACCGCATCGCCGGGTACATCACGCGAAAGAAGGGCGGCGCGGCCAAGACGGCGTAG
- a CDS encoding tRNA-dihydrouridine synthase encodes MTPDVNFDFDPRLALASLSGESDAAWARAAAPHAGMAVLGGVSLDGESRDAARELVARDRNEFLPADPLAFVAGELDALADVDVEAAVNVRSATVDPVREAARVCADRGAVLEVNAHCRQDELRAVGCGETLLRDTDRLCEYVAAAADEGATVSAKVRAEVDGVDLAETAERIADAGASLIHVDAMDSEDVVAEVAEAPLFVVANNGVRGEASVREYLGHGADAVSVGRPSTDPRVLRRVRRAVDDWFDGERTSESGAATTPDPSEGRP; translated from the coding sequence ATGACTCCGGACGTGAACTTCGACTTCGACCCCCGCCTCGCCCTCGCCAGCCTCAGCGGCGAGAGCGACGCCGCGTGGGCGCGGGCGGCCGCCCCCCACGCCGGGATGGCTGTTCTCGGCGGCGTCAGTCTGGACGGGGAGAGCAGAGACGCGGCGCGGGAACTCGTCGCGCGCGACCGAAACGAGTTCCTGCCCGCGGACCCCCTCGCGTTCGTCGCCGGCGAACTCGACGCCCTCGCCGACGTCGACGTCGAGGCCGCGGTCAACGTCCGGAGCGCGACGGTCGACCCGGTGCGCGAGGCCGCCCGAGTCTGCGCCGACCGCGGCGCCGTCCTCGAAGTGAACGCCCACTGTCGACAGGACGAACTCCGCGCCGTCGGGTGCGGCGAGACGCTCCTCCGTGACACGGACAGACTGTGCGAGTACGTCGCCGCCGCGGCCGACGAGGGGGCGACGGTGAGCGCGAAAGTCCGCGCCGAAGTCGACGGCGTGGACCTCGCGGAGACGGCGGAGCGAATCGCGGACGCGGGTGCTTCGCTGATACACGTCGACGCGATGGACTCCGAGGACGTCGTCGCGGAGGTGGCCGAGGCGCCCCTGTTCGTCGTCGCCAACAACGGCGTGCGAGGCGAGGCGAGCGTCCGCGAGTACCTCGGCCACGGCGCGGACGCGGTGAGCGTCGGCCGGCCGAGCACCGACCCGCGCGTCCTCCGTCGCGTCCGGCGGGCGGTCGACGACTGGTTCGACGGGGAACGAACGAGTGAGTCGGGGGCGGCGACGACGCCCGACCCATCGGAGGGCCGGCCGTGA
- a CDS encoding amidohydrolase family protein, whose translation MIVEGTILRGRDFDPVEGRVVVEDGEISAVEEASTDSENIVLPAFVNAHTHIGDSIAKEAGSGLSLDELVAPPDGLKHRLLRAASREEKVEAMRRSLRMMAATGTATCIEFREGGVEGVEAIRAAADGLDIDPVVLGRETADAMRASDGFGASGARDAEFADLREATREAGKLFGIHAGERDSLDIDPALDLDPDFAVHMVHPEQSHLERIADSEVPIVLCPRSNLVTNVGVAPARELVDRTTVALGTDNVMLNSPSMFREMEFLDKLADVSAAEVLRMATVNGAELAGKNYGVVEAGREAKLLVLDGDSDNLAGAKDPVRAVVRRAGQADVSDVLL comes from the coding sequence ATGATCGTCGAGGGAACCATCCTCCGCGGGCGCGACTTCGACCCGGTCGAAGGGCGCGTCGTCGTCGAAGACGGCGAGATTTCGGCCGTCGAAGAGGCGAGCACCGATTCCGAGAACATCGTCCTGCCGGCGTTCGTCAACGCCCACACCCACATCGGCGACTCCATCGCCAAGGAGGCGGGGTCGGGGCTGTCCTTGGACGAGTTGGTCGCGCCGCCGGACGGCCTGAAGCACCGACTGCTCCGCGCGGCGAGTCGCGAGGAGAAGGTCGAGGCGATGCGGCGGTCGCTGCGCATGATGGCGGCGACGGGGACGGCGACCTGCATCGAGTTCCGCGAGGGCGGCGTCGAGGGCGTCGAAGCCATCCGCGCGGCCGCGGACGGACTCGACATCGACCCGGTCGTCCTCGGGCGCGAGACGGCCGACGCGATGCGCGCGTCGGACGGGTTCGGCGCCTCGGGCGCCCGCGACGCCGAGTTCGCCGACCTCCGCGAGGCGACGCGCGAGGCGGGGAAGCTGTTCGGCATCCACGCCGGCGAGCGCGACTCGCTCGATATCGACCCCGCCTTGGACCTCGACCCCGACTTCGCGGTCCACATGGTTCACCCCGAGCAGTCGCACTTAGAGCGCATCGCGGACAGCGAGGTGCCGATAGTGCTCTGCCCGCGGTCGAACCTCGTCACGAACGTCGGCGTCGCGCCGGCGCGCGAGTTGGTCGACCGGACCACCGTCGCCCTCGGCACGGACAACGTGATGCTCAACTCGCCCTCCATGTTCCGCGAGATGGAGTTTCTCGACAAACTCGCGGACGTGTCCGCTGCCGAGGTGCTGCGGATGGCGACGGTCAACGGCGCCGAGTTGGCGGGGAAGAACTACGGCGTCGTCGAGGCGGGGCGGGAGGCGAAACTGCTCGTCCTCGACGGCGACTCCGACAACCTCGCCGGCGCGAAGGACCCCGTCCGCGCCGTCGTCCGGCGCGCCGGGCAGGCGGACGTGAGCGACGTCCTGCTCTGA
- a CDS encoding DUF447 domain-containing protein → MSDSEPEADGWPVALRGVTESVVTTLGPNDRWNVAALGLRAPDEPGEPVTATTWGNTRTRRNFHRRGGGVVQFVSDPREFVSAAMTVREEDAPVLDAAHAWVEVEVRRVDGGERGGTRWEEWELRPADARVVSETVPTINRGFAAVIDATVAASRLDVPAYDTDELLSRLDYFADTVERCGGAAEKEAFETIDEVSGWRERRRD, encoded by the coding sequence GTGAGCGACTCGGAACCCGAGGCCGACGGGTGGCCCGTCGCCCTCCGCGGCGTCACCGAGTCGGTGGTGACGACGCTCGGTCCGAACGACCGCTGGAACGTCGCCGCCCTCGGTCTGCGCGCGCCGGACGAACCGGGGGAACCGGTGACCGCGACGACGTGGGGGAACACGCGCACGCGGCGAAACTTCCACCGGCGCGGGGGCGGCGTCGTCCAGTTCGTCTCGGACCCCCGCGAGTTCGTCTCCGCGGCGATGACCGTCCGCGAGGAGGACGCCCCGGTCCTCGACGCCGCGCACGCGTGGGTCGAAGTGGAGGTCCGCCGCGTCGACGGCGGCGAACGCGGCGGCACGCGCTGGGAGGAGTGGGAGCTTCGACCCGCCGACGCGCGCGTCGTCTCCGAGACGGTGCCCACCATCAACCGCGGGTTCGCCGCCGTGATAGACGCCACCGTCGCGGCGTCGCGCCTCGACGTGCCCGCCTACGACACCGACGAACTGCTCTCCAGACTCGACTACTTCGCGGACACCGTCGAGCGGTGCGGCGGCGCGGCGGAGAAAGAGGCGTTCGAGACGATAGACGAGGTGTCGGGGTGGCGGGAGCGCCGGCGCGACTGA
- a CDS encoding biotin--[acetyl-CoA-carboxylase] ligase yields the protein MNETRRALLDALAGGPTAGPELAERLGVSRAAVWKQVEALREEGFGVESGDDGYRVTGVPEYGAAALAFGLDAPYEVEFHERLGSTNDRGRELAAAGASDVAVVADEQTGSRGRLRREWTAPAGGLWVSLVLRPEIPPAHAPLYTLAAAVAVTRAAREAGVDASIKWPNDVLVSETSENTSESSDGVPVSEGTSVNADLADSDSDSARGGRKLAGVLTEMEGEADRVSWVVVGIGANVNVDIEDLPPGATSVREEVGDADLRAFCQRVLEAFAELTADPDSILPAWREHAATLGRYVRVETPGGVVEGEAVDVRTPGALVVRTDEGERIVHAGDCEHLRPARSEDR from the coding sequence ATGAACGAGACGCGCCGCGCCCTCCTCGACGCCCTCGCCGGGGGACCGACGGCCGGTCCCGAACTCGCCGAGCGACTCGGCGTCTCCCGCGCCGCCGTCTGGAAGCAGGTCGAGGCCCTCCGCGAGGAGGGGTTCGGAGTCGAGAGCGGCGACGACGGCTATCGGGTCACCGGCGTGCCCGAGTACGGCGCGGCGGCCCTCGCGTTCGGCCTCGACGCCCCCTACGAGGTGGAGTTCCACGAGCGACTCGGTAGCACGAACGACCGCGGGCGGGAACTCGCCGCTGCGGGCGCCTCGGACGTCGCCGTCGTCGCCGACGAACAGACCGGAAGCAGGGGTCGACTCCGCCGCGAGTGGACCGCTCCGGCCGGCGGCCTCTGGGTGAGTCTCGTCCTCCGACCGGAGATTCCGCCGGCGCACGCCCCCCTCTACACGCTCGCGGCGGCCGTCGCCGTGACGCGGGCGGCGCGCGAGGCCGGCGTGGACGCGTCGATAAAGTGGCCGAACGACGTCCTCGTGAGTGAAACGAGCGAGAACACATCGGAGTCGTCCGACGGAGTGCCCGTGAGCGAGGGCACGTCAGTTAACGCTGACCTCGCGGACAGCGACTCCGACTCGGCCCGCGGCGGCCGCAAACTCGCCGGCGTCCTCACCGAGATGGAGGGCGAGGCCGACCGGGTGTCGTGGGTCGTTGTCGGCATCGGCGCGAACGTCAACGTCGACATTGAGGACTTACCGCCAGGGGCGACGAGCGTCCGCGAGGAAGTCGGCGACGCCGACCTGCGGGCGTTCTGTCAGCGCGTGCTGGAGGCGTTCGCCGAGTTGACCGCCGACCCCGACTCGATTCTTCCGGCGTGGCGCGAACACGCCGCGACGCTCGGTCGGTACGTGCGCGTCGAGACGCCTGGCGGCGTCGTCGAGGGCGAGGCCGTCGACGTGCGCACGCCGGGAGCGCTCGTCGTGCGGACCGACGAGGGCGAACGCATCGTCCACGCGGGCGACTGCGAGCATCTCAGACCCGCCCGGTCGGAGGACCGGTAG
- a CDS encoding universal stress protein has protein sequence MMYQRILVPTDGSAGSARVLEHAVGLAAVHGATVHALYVINSGSFAGLPMESSWEGLDEMLRSDGEAAMEAVRAAAAEADVPVETTIAEGTPSREIVTFAEQEGCDLIVMGTHGRGGIDRLLLGSVAEKVVRASEVPVLTVRVGDVSETEEALGAESDAGTESDADGDAETGVEAD, from the coding sequence ATGATGTACCAGCGCATCCTCGTCCCGACCGACGGTTCGGCCGGGTCCGCGCGCGTTCTCGAACACGCCGTCGGACTCGCGGCCGTCCACGGCGCGACCGTCCACGCCCTGTACGTCATCAACAGCGGGAGCTTCGCCGGCCTCCCGATGGAGTCCTCGTGGGAGGGACTGGACGAGATGCTGCGCTCGGACGGCGAAGCGGCGATGGAAGCGGTCCGCGCCGCCGCGGCGGAGGCGGACGTCCCCGTCGAGACGACGATCGCCGAGGGAACGCCCAGCCGCGAGATAGTCACGTTCGCCGAGCAGGAAGGCTGCGACCTCATCGTGATGGGGACGCACGGTCGCGGCGGCATCGACCGCCTGCTCCTCGGCAGCGTCGCGGAGAAGGTGGTTCGCGCCTCGGAGGTGCCGGTGCTCACCGTGCGGGTCGGCGACGTCTCGGAGACCGAGGAGGCTCTCGGGGCCGAATCGGACGCCGGGACCGAGTCCGACGCCGACGGGGACGCCGAGACGGGCGTCGAAGCCGACTGA
- the cofD gene encoding 2-phospho-L-lactate transferase has product MVTFLAGGTGTPKLLDGASEVFDPAETTVVANTGDDIELGGHLVCPDVDTVLFHGGGVLDTERWWGIEGDTTATDDELHRLAEAAGLDGGPRYLADEGQVSGRDIARWRRFSGVAEFMEIGDRDRAVHLTRTSLLDEGHTLTEVTRTLADAFGLERELLPMSDDPVATIVHTDEGTMHFQAYWVHRRAEPAVEEVEFRGAGEADPTDAVLDALANPVVVGPSNPVTSLGPMLAMDAFRDALESTPVVAVSPFVEDRVFSGPAAKLMEGVGLDPSTRGVADAYPFADAFVLDSADGTELNRPVVRTDTEMDGPEDAARVARAVESALAEVGAEVPR; this is encoded by the coding sequence ATGGTCACGTTTCTCGCCGGGGGGACGGGCACCCCGAAACTGCTCGACGGCGCGAGCGAGGTGTTCGACCCTGCGGAGACGACGGTGGTCGCCAACACCGGCGACGATATCGAACTCGGGGGGCACCTCGTCTGCCCGGACGTCGACACCGTCCTGTTCCACGGCGGCGGCGTCCTCGACACCGAGCGCTGGTGGGGCATCGAGGGCGACACGACGGCGACGGACGACGAACTCCACCGCCTCGCCGAGGCCGCCGGCCTCGACGGCGGTCCCCGCTATCTCGCCGACGAGGGGCAGGTCTCCGGGAGAGACATCGCCCGGTGGCGCCGCTTTTCAGGCGTGGCCGAGTTCATGGAAATCGGCGACAGGGACCGCGCCGTCCACCTCACTCGCACCTCCCTCCTCGACGAGGGGCACACACTCACCGAGGTGACGCGGACGCTCGCCGACGCGTTCGGTCTCGAACGCGAACTGCTCCCGATGTCGGACGACCCCGTCGCCACTATCGTCCACACCGACGAGGGGACGATGCACTTTCAGGCGTACTGGGTCCACCGCCGCGCCGAACCCGCCGTCGAGGAAGTCGAGTTCCGCGGGGCGGGCGAGGCCGACCCCACCGACGCCGTCCTCGACGCCCTCGCGAACCCTGTCGTCGTCGGCCCGTCGAACCCCGTCACCAGCCTCGGGCCGATGCTGGCAATGGACGCTTTCCGCGACGCCCTCGAATCGACGCCCGTCGTCGCCGTCTCGCCGTTCGTCGAGGACCGCGTGTTCTCCGGGCCGGCGGCGAAACTGATGGAGGGCGTCGGTCTCGATCCCTCCACCCGCGGCGTCGCCGACGCCTACCCGTTCGCCGACGCGTTCGTCCTGGACTCGGCGGACGGCACGGAGTTGAACCGGCCCGTCGTCAGAACCGATACGGAGATGGACGGCCCAGAGGACGCCGCGCGCGTCGCTCGCGCCGTCGAATCCGCGCTGGCGGAGGTCGGAGCGGAGGTGCCCCGATGA
- a CDS encoding triphosphoribosyl-dephospho-CoA synthase has translation MSGVAERQHPRTSAENAQLALLLELAGTPKPGNVDRARDLSDLRFEHFLAGAVGSAEGLRRAESGAPVGVAFERAVRGMRHQEGGNTQFGCLLLLVPLVRAAAAGDLSPAGVTEIVESTTVADAADFYRAFEHVDVAVDDPPESMSDLDVRRGSDAVPALRARGMTLSDVMAASEGDGNAAEWRDGFAATFETAETIRADDGPVPDRIARAFVDRLADGEDSLVRTNHGPETAAEVRRRAAEARGDRAEVTELAEALVAEGINPGTTADLVCAAAFVALERGVSV, from the coding sequence GTGAGCGGAGTTGCAGAACGGCAGCATCCCCGAACGTCCGCCGAGAACGCCCAACTCGCGCTCCTGCTCGAACTCGCCGGGACGCCGAAACCCGGCAACGTCGACCGCGCGCGCGACCTCTCTGACCTCCGCTTCGAGCACTTCCTCGCGGGCGCCGTCGGGTCGGCCGAGGGCCTCCGCCGGGCCGAGTCCGGCGCGCCCGTCGGCGTCGCCTTCGAACGCGCCGTCCGCGGGATGCGCCACCAGGAAGGAGGCAACACGCAGTTCGGCTGTCTGCTCCTGCTCGTCCCCCTCGTGCGCGCGGCGGCCGCGGGCGACCTCTCGCCCGCCGGCGTCACCGAAATCGTCGAGTCGACCACCGTCGCCGACGCCGCGGACTTCTACCGGGCGTTCGAGCACGTCGACGTCGCCGTCGACGACCCGCCGGAGTCGATGTCCGACCTCGACGTCCGCCGCGGGAGCGACGCGGTGCCGGCGCTCAGAGCGCGTGGGATGACGCTGTCCGACGTGATGGCCGCGAGCGAGGGCGACGGCAACGCCGCCGAGTGGAGGGACGGCTTCGCCGCCACGTTCGAGACGGCGGAGACCATCCGCGCGGACGACGGCCCCGTCCCGGACCGAATCGCCCGGGCGTTCGTGGACCGCCTCGCCGACGGGGAGGACAGCCTCGTGCGGACGAACCACGGTCCCGAGACGGCCGCGGAGGTGCGCCGCCGGGCGGCCGAGGCCCGCGGCGACAGGGCGGAGGTGACCGAACTGGCCGAGGCGCTCGTCGCGGAGGGTATCAACCCGGGAACGACCGCCGACCTCGTCTGCGCGGCGGCGTTCGTCGCCCTCGAACGGGGGGTGTCCGTGTGA
- a CDS encoding maltose acetyltransferase domain-containing protein, whose translation MSPERDGETEKEKMLAGELYDPSDPTLVEERRAARRLTETYNATGADEDDRRESLLRDLFGSVGEDPLVEPTFKCDYGYNVRVGDCFFANFDCVILDVCPVEFGDDCMLAPGVHVYTATHPLDAAERVAGEEYGKPVTVGDRVWFGGRAVVNPGVTIGDDSVVASGAVVTRDVPDEVVVQGNPAEVVKEL comes from the coding sequence ATGTCCCCGGAGCGAGACGGCGAGACGGAGAAAGAGAAGATGCTGGCGGGGGAGTTGTACGACCCGTCGGACCCGACGCTGGTCGAAGAGCGCCGCGCGGCGCGTCGGCTGACCGAGACGTACAACGCGACGGGCGCCGACGAGGACGACCGGCGGGAGTCCCTCCTACGGGACCTGTTCGGCTCCGTCGGCGAGGACCCGCTCGTCGAACCGACGTTCAAGTGCGACTACGGCTACAACGTCCGCGTCGGCGACTGCTTCTTCGCCAACTTCGACTGCGTGATTCTCGACGTCTGTCCCGTCGAGTTCGGCGACGACTGCATGCTCGCCCCCGGCGTCCACGTCTACACGGCGACGCACCCCCTCGACGCGGCGGAACGAGTCGCCGGCGAGGAGTACGGCAAGCCGGTCACCGTCGGCGACCGGGTGTGGTTCGGGGGGCGGGCCGTCGTCAACCCCGGCGTGACCATCGGCGACGACAGCGTGGTCGCCTCGGGCGCCGTCGTCACCCGCGACGTACCCGACGAGGTGGTCGTGCAGGGCAACCCCGCCGAAGTCGTCAAGGAACTCTGA